One genomic window of Stenotrophomonas lactitubi includes the following:
- a CDS encoding organic hydroperoxide resistance protein, producing MSIEKVLYTAQATSTGGREGRSVSSDNVLDIQLSTPRELGGAGGPGTNPEQLFAAGYSACFLGALKFVAGQAKVALPADTTVTGKVGIGQIPTGFGIEAELTINVPGVPREQVEELVQKAHIVCPYSNATRGNIDVTLIVA from the coding sequence ATGTCCATCGAAAAGGTTCTGTACACCGCCCAGGCCACCTCCACCGGCGGCCGCGAAGGCCGTTCCGTGTCCTCCGACAACGTGCTGGACATCCAGCTGTCGACCCCGCGCGAGCTGGGCGGCGCTGGCGGCCCCGGCACCAATCCGGAACAGCTGTTCGCTGCGGGCTATTCGGCCTGCTTCCTCGGCGCACTGAAGTTCGTCGCCGGCCAGGCCAAGGTCGCACTGCCGGCCGACACCACCGTGACCGGCAAGGTCGGCATCGGCCAGATCCCGACCGGTTTCGGCATCGAAGCCGAGCTGACCATCAACGTGCCGGGCGTGCCGCGCGAGCAGGTGGAAGAGCTGGTGCAGAAGGCGCACATCGTCTGCCCGTACTCCAACGCTACCCGCGGCAACATCGACGTGACGCTGATCGTTGCCTGA
- a CDS encoding helix-turn-helix domain-containing protein translates to MNYSAPQRQLGLRLLRLREQRGYSQADLARALGLSASYLNQIERNKRPLTPAVQKKLGEVLGDVSALFDDNEPAALQESLGETLRDLGLADVSATELRALAGNLPQVSRALLDLHRRHLALREHAAALEFQLGEPGAGSTLPAGDQVREFFNRMHNHIPELDELAEQLFAEWGLAPGHVAPRLRQLLADRHGVLVEVAALQAGREKRQYDAGSRTLWLPDYLEPGQQAFQMAVELALRGYLPQIDAVIARTGFTDEARIAQARVGLSNYFAGALVMPYMRFLRAAEASSYDIELLAHQFGVGFEAVCHRLSTLARRSAPGLPFFFIRVDRAGNVSKRHSATDFHFSQVGGSCPLWIVYEAFNQPGRILTQTARMPDGRRHFWLARQVSSGPVGHGQPRKTFAVALGCDLQHADRLVYSLGLDVQSPGNSVSIGPGCRVCPREDCMQRAFTQLPGR, encoded by the coding sequence GTGAATTATTCAGCCCCCCAGCGCCAACTCGGTCTGCGTCTGCTGCGCCTGCGCGAGCAGCGCGGCTATAGCCAGGCCGACCTTGCCCGCGCACTGGGGCTGTCGGCCAGCTACCTGAACCAGATCGAGCGCAACAAGCGCCCGCTGACGCCTGCGGTGCAGAAGAAGCTGGGCGAGGTGTTGGGCGATGTTTCCGCCCTGTTCGACGACAATGAGCCCGCCGCGCTGCAGGAGTCGCTGGGTGAGACCCTGCGCGACCTGGGCCTGGCCGACGTCAGCGCCACCGAACTGCGGGCGCTGGCCGGCAACCTGCCGCAGGTCAGCCGCGCGTTGCTGGACCTGCACCGCCGCCACCTGGCGCTGCGCGAACATGCCGCCGCGCTGGAATTCCAGTTGGGCGAGCCAGGCGCCGGCAGCACGCTGCCGGCCGGTGACCAAGTGCGCGAGTTCTTCAACCGCATGCACAACCACATCCCCGAACTGGATGAACTGGCCGAGCAGCTGTTCGCCGAATGGGGGCTGGCGCCGGGACACGTGGCACCCCGGCTGCGCCAGTTGCTGGCCGATCGCCACGGTGTGCTGGTGGAAGTGGCCGCGCTGCAGGCCGGCCGGGAGAAGCGCCAGTACGATGCCGGCAGCCGCACGTTGTGGCTGCCCGATTACCTGGAGCCGGGCCAGCAGGCGTTCCAGATGGCGGTCGAGCTCGCACTGCGCGGTTATCTGCCGCAGATCGACGCGGTGATCGCGCGCACCGGCTTCACCGACGAGGCCCGCATCGCGCAGGCACGCGTCGGCCTGTCCAATTACTTCGCCGGCGCGCTGGTGATGCCGTACATGCGCTTTCTGCGCGCGGCCGAGGCCAGCAGCTATGACATCGAGCTGCTGGCGCACCAGTTCGGCGTGGGATTCGAGGCGGTCTGCCATCGCTTGAGCACGCTGGCACGCCGCAGCGCGCCGGGCCTGCCGTTCTTCTTCATCCGCGTGGACCGCGCCGGCAACGTGTCCAAGCGCCACTCGGCCACCGATTTCCACTTCTCGCAGGTGGGCGGTTCGTGCCCGTTGTGGATCGTCTACGAGGCGTTCAACCAGCCCGGACGCATCCTCACCCAGACCGCGCGCATGCCCGATGGCCGCCGTCATTTCTGGCTGGCACGGCAGGTCAGCAGCGGCCCGGTGGGCCACGGCCAGCCACGCAAGACCTTCGCGGTGGCACTGGGCTGTGACCTGCAGCATGCCGACAGGCTGGTGTATTCGCTGGGGCTGGACGTGCAGAGCCCGGGTAATTCAGTGTCGATCGGGCCGGGCTGCCGGGTGTGCCCGCGCGAGGACTGCATGCAGCGCGCGTTTACCCAGTTGCCGGGAAGGTAG
- a CDS encoding CoA-acylating methylmalonate-semialdehyde dehydrogenase, with protein MTVAAPRIRMLIDGQFVESATSHWQDVINPATQDVLAQVPFATTGEVDAAVAAAKEAFKTWRKTPIGTRARIFLKYQQLIRENMSELAHILTAEQGKTLPDAEGDVFRGLEVVEHAAAIGNLQLGELANNVANGVDTYSIMQPLGVCAGITPFNFPAMIPLWMFPMAIATGNTFILKPSEQDPMVTMRLVELALEAGIPKGVLNVVHGGEEVVNAICDHPDIKAVSFVGSTRVGTHVYNRASLAGKRVQCMMGAKNHAVVLPDANKEQTLNAMVGAAFGAAGQRCMAASTLVLVGEARGWVQDLVEKAKTLKVSGGTVAGTDVGPVISCSARERVEGLIASGVEQGAKLVLDGRKPQVDGFEKGNFVGPTIFAGVTTDMRIYQDEIFGPVLVILEAETLDEAIAMVNSNPNGNGTALFTQSGAAARRFQEDIDVGQVGINVPIPVPVPLFSFTGSRASKLGDLGPYGKQVVLFYTQTKTVTARWFDDETLSHGVNTTISLK; from the coding sequence ATGACTGTTGCAGCGCCCCGTATCCGCATGCTGATCGATGGCCAGTTCGTAGAATCGGCCACCTCCCACTGGCAGGACGTGATCAATCCGGCCACCCAGGACGTGCTGGCCCAGGTGCCGTTCGCCACCACGGGTGAAGTCGACGCGGCCGTGGCCGCCGCCAAGGAAGCCTTCAAGACCTGGCGCAAGACCCCGATCGGTACCCGCGCGCGCATCTTCCTGAAGTACCAGCAGCTGATCCGCGAAAACATGAGCGAGCTGGCGCACATCCTCACCGCCGAACAGGGCAAGACCCTGCCGGACGCCGAAGGCGATGTGTTCCGCGGACTGGAAGTGGTCGAGCATGCAGCCGCCATCGGCAACCTGCAGCTGGGCGAACTGGCCAACAACGTGGCCAACGGCGTGGACACCTACTCGATCATGCAGCCGCTGGGCGTGTGCGCAGGCATCACCCCGTTCAACTTCCCGGCGATGATCCCGCTGTGGATGTTCCCGATGGCCATCGCCACCGGCAACACCTTCATCCTCAAGCCGTCCGAGCAGGACCCGATGGTCACCATGCGCCTGGTCGAGCTTGCCTTGGAAGCGGGCATTCCGAAGGGCGTGCTGAATGTCGTCCACGGTGGCGAAGAAGTGGTCAACGCCATCTGCGACCACCCCGACATCAAGGCCGTTTCGTTCGTCGGTTCCACCCGCGTCGGCACCCACGTGTACAACCGCGCCTCGCTGGCCGGCAAGCGCGTGCAGTGCATGATGGGCGCCAAGAACCACGCCGTGGTCTTGCCGGACGCCAACAAGGAGCAGACCCTCAACGCGATGGTCGGCGCCGCTTTTGGTGCGGCTGGCCAGCGCTGCATGGCCGCCTCGACCCTGGTGCTGGTCGGTGAAGCGCGCGGTTGGGTGCAGGACCTGGTCGAGAAGGCCAAGACCCTGAAGGTCAGTGGTGGCACGGTCGCCGGCACCGACGTCGGTCCGGTCATTTCCTGCAGCGCCCGTGAGCGTGTCGAAGGCCTGATCGCGTCGGGTGTGGAGCAGGGCGCCAAGCTGGTGCTCGATGGCCGCAAGCCGCAGGTCGATGGGTTCGAGAAGGGCAACTTCGTCGGCCCGACCATCTTTGCCGGTGTCACCACCGACATGCGCATCTACCAGGATGAAATCTTCGGGCCGGTGCTGGTCATCCTCGAAGCGGAAACGCTGGATGAGGCCATCGCCATGGTCAACAGCAACCCGAACGGCAACGGCACCGCGCTGTTCACCCAGAGCGGTGCAGCCGCACGCCGGTTCCAGGAAGACATCGACGTCGGCCAGGTCGGCATCAACGTGCCGATCCCGGTGCCGGTGCCGCTGTTCTCGTTCACCGGTTCGCGCGCTTCCAAGCTCGGCGACCTGGGCCCGTACGGCAAGCAGGTGGTGCTGTTCTACACGCAGACCAAGACCGTCACCGCGCGCTGGTTCGACGACGAGACGCTGAGCCACGGCGTCAACACCACGATCAGCCTGAAGTAA
- a CDS encoding patatin-like phospholipase family protein, with protein MADKYCDLVMKGGITSGIVYPNAVLALAREYRFKSIGGTSAGAIAAAVAAAAAYGDRRQQLGEHLPGDAGYGGLSAVSAQLSRRGFIYSLFQPAAGARAAYRLLVVLTGNAGWPRKLLCLAIAVFQIAPLEVLVSLALLLGLGWWGGGWSGVAATLLPSLLCAYGAGVAGAALRVARVARRNLLGLCSGLSRDTGTPALTEWLHESLQQLSGKPMDAPLTFADLHDAPRYAGEPDSPHAITLQMITTCVSHNEPRTLPLGGAQFWFLREEFEQLFPASVVQWMVDHAGPPREVEGRSYYHLPQGASLPVLVATRMSLSFPLLISAVPLHEPSRRERRCEPTSTAGGEAGHNVADSMEGLTSAGQACGPVITAFRVCWFSDGGISSNFPIHLFDAALPRWPTFAINLVYPQRPEPVMRESDSRQALERSVFLPTENRHGWQRHYQSIATPLAAGELGRFLFAVVATMQNWRDLLQARAPGYRDRIVHVSLQGDEGGMNLDMPQEVLTRIADKGSLAGARFCSFSFENHYWIRWRNLASAYQRYTLEISRTDDPAQQVLAYRAAYAMVATGAPPPPSYKLGSEDKRLASQQLWGLMVEQGRSWDDLGPDLTDGSPRPLPQMKVTPIY; from the coding sequence GTGGCAGACAAGTACTGCGATCTGGTCATGAAAGGCGGCATCACCAGCGGCATCGTGTATCCCAACGCGGTGCTCGCACTGGCCCGCGAATACCGTTTCAAGAGCATCGGCGGCACCTCGGCCGGTGCGATCGCCGCTGCCGTGGCGGCCGCTGCGGCATACGGCGACCGCCGCCAGCAACTGGGCGAACACCTGCCGGGCGATGCGGGATATGGCGGCCTGTCGGCGGTGTCGGCACAGCTGTCGCGGCGTGGATTCATCTACAGCCTGTTCCAACCCGCCGCTGGCGCGCGCGCAGCGTATCGGCTGCTGGTGGTGCTGACCGGCAACGCCGGCTGGCCGCGCAAGCTGCTGTGCCTGGCTATCGCGGTGTTCCAGATCGCGCCGCTGGAAGTGCTGGTGTCGCTTGCACTGCTGCTTGGCCTGGGCTGGTGGGGCGGTGGTTGGAGCGGCGTGGCGGCGACCCTGCTGCCGTCGCTGTTGTGTGCCTATGGTGCAGGTGTAGCCGGGGCGGCGCTGCGCGTGGCACGGGTGGCGCGACGCAACCTGCTGGGGCTGTGCAGTGGACTGAGCCGGGACACAGGCACGCCGGCGCTGACCGAGTGGCTGCATGAAAGCCTGCAGCAGTTGTCAGGCAAACCGATGGATGCACCGCTGACCTTCGCCGATCTGCACGACGCGCCGCGTTATGCGGGCGAGCCGGACAGCCCGCATGCGATCACGCTGCAGATGATCACCACCTGCGTGTCGCACAATGAACCGCGTACATTGCCGCTGGGCGGCGCGCAGTTCTGGTTCCTGCGCGAGGAATTCGAGCAGCTGTTTCCGGCCAGCGTGGTGCAGTGGATGGTCGACCATGCTGGTCCACCGCGCGAGGTTGAAGGCCGCAGCTATTACCACCTGCCGCAGGGCGCGTCGCTGCCGGTACTGGTGGCCACGCGGATGAGCCTCAGCTTCCCGCTGCTGATCAGCGCGGTGCCGCTGCATGAGCCCTCGCGTCGCGAGCGTCGCTGCGAGCCGACGTCGACTGCGGGAGGTGAGGCCGGGCACAACGTGGCCGACAGCATGGAGGGCCTGACCAGCGCCGGGCAGGCCTGCGGTCCGGTGATCACCGCGTTCCGGGTGTGCTGGTTCTCCGATGGCGGCATCAGCAGCAACTTCCCGATCCACCTGTTCGATGCGGCGCTGCCGCGCTGGCCGACCTTCGCCATCAACCTGGTTTACCCGCAACGCCCCGAGCCGGTGATGCGCGAGAGCGACAGCCGCCAGGCGCTGGAACGCTCGGTATTCCTGCCCACCGAGAACCGTCATGGATGGCAGCGGCATTACCAGTCCATTGCCACGCCACTGGCTGCCGGCGAACTGGGGCGCTTCCTGTTTGCGGTGGTGGCCACCATGCAGAACTGGCGCGACCTGCTGCAGGCGCGTGCGCCCGGTTATCGCGACCGCATCGTGCATGTGAGCCTGCAGGGCGACGAGGGCGGCATGAACCTGGACATGCCACAGGAGGTGCTGACCCGCATCGCCGACAAGGGCAGCCTGGCCGGCGCACGCTTCTGTTCGTTCTCGTTCGAGAACCATTACTGGATCCGTTGGCGCAACCTGGCCTCGGCCTACCAGCGCTACACGCTGGAGATTTCGCGCACCGACGATCCGGCGCAGCAGGTGCTGGCCTATCGCGCGGCCTATGCGATGGTGGCCACCGGCGCGCCGCCGCCGCCCTCCTACAAGTTGGGCTCGGAAGACAAGCGGTTGGCGTCGCAGCAGCTGTGGGGGTTGATGGTGGAGCAGGGACGCAGTTGGGATGACCTCGGTCCCGACCTCACCGACGGCTCGCCACGGCCGTTGCCGCAGATGAAGGTGACGCCGATCTATTGA
- a CDS encoding acyl-CoA dehydrogenase family protein, with translation MSHSMTTEQEEAQQAYREAARDFAQAELAPHAARWDAEGIFPREAIAKAGELGFCGLYMDPEVGGSGLSRLDAAVVIEELANVDPSTAAYISIHNMASWMVSKWGQPALRDAWGNDLSSGSKLASYCLTEPGAGSDAASLKTSAVRDGDFYVLNGSKAFISGAGATELLVVMARTGGAGAGGVSAIAVPADLPGISYGRKEEKMGWNSQPTRGITFENVRVPVSHLLGEEGGGFKLAMKGLDGGRINIAACSLGAAQGALDAARRYMGERRQFGKALSEFQALQFKLADMAIELVAARQMVHTAARKLDAGASDANVWCAMAKRFATDAGFNICNEALQIHGGYGYIREYPIERLLRDSRVHQILEGTNEIMRVIVARHLLNTEEELR, from the coding sequence ATGAGCCACTCGATGACGACGGAACAGGAAGAAGCGCAGCAGGCGTACCGCGAAGCGGCGCGCGACTTCGCACAGGCCGAACTGGCGCCGCACGCCGCGCGATGGGATGCGGAGGGCATCTTTCCGCGCGAGGCGATCGCCAAGGCCGGTGAACTGGGCTTCTGCGGTCTGTACATGGACCCGGAAGTAGGTGGCAGCGGCCTGAGCCGACTGGACGCCGCCGTCGTCATCGAGGAGCTCGCCAACGTCGATCCGTCGACCGCGGCCTACATCAGCATCCACAACATGGCCTCGTGGATGGTGTCCAAGTGGGGCCAGCCGGCCCTGCGCGATGCATGGGGCAATGACCTGTCATCGGGCAGCAAGCTGGCCTCGTACTGCCTGACCGAGCCGGGTGCCGGTTCGGATGCGGCCTCGCTGAAGACCAGCGCCGTGCGCGATGGCGATTTCTACGTGTTGAATGGCTCCAAGGCCTTCATTTCCGGCGCCGGTGCCACCGAACTGCTGGTGGTGATGGCACGCACCGGCGGTGCTGGTGCAGGCGGGGTCAGCGCGATCGCCGTGCCAGCCGACCTGCCGGGCATCAGCTACGGCCGCAAGGAAGAGAAGATGGGCTGGAACAGCCAGCCCACCCGCGGCATCACCTTCGAAAACGTCCGCGTGCCGGTCAGCCATCTTCTGGGAGAGGAAGGCGGCGGCTTCAAGCTGGCGATGAAGGGGCTCGATGGTGGCCGCATCAACATCGCCGCCTGCTCGCTGGGTGCTGCGCAGGGTGCGCTGGATGCAGCGCGCCGCTACATGGGCGAGCGCCGCCAGTTCGGCAAGGCGTTGTCCGAATTCCAGGCACTGCAGTTCAAGCTGGCCGACATGGCCATCGAGCTGGTCGCGGCGCGGCAGATGGTGCATACCGCTGCGCGCAAGCTCGATGCCGGTGCCAGCGATGCCAACGTGTGGTGCGCGATGGCCAAGCGTTTCGCCACCGATGCCGGCTTCAACATCTGCAACGAAGCCCTGCAGATCCACGGTGGCTATGGCTACATCCGCGAATATCCGATCGAGCGCCTGCTGCGCGACAGCCGCGTGCACCAGATCCTGGAAGGCACCAACGAGATCATGCGGGTGATCGTTGCCCGTCACCTGCTCAACACCGAAGAGGAACTGCGATGA
- a CDS encoding head-tail connector protein — translation MPLLTLEQCRTHCRIDGDYDDAILGDLLAAATDAASAYLGRTLFADQPALDLALDQLPQDMAAAVTGHEAAVAAANAETNAAKAKAMRDVADRRLAVATERSAKLLQGLPANDSIRAAVRLLLGHLYAHREAVVVSTSAIDVPIGSVAIAMALPFGVAALLDPYRLAATP, via the coding sequence ATGCCCCTGCTGACACTTGAGCAGTGCCGCACGCACTGCCGTATCGACGGCGACTACGACGACGCGATCCTGGGCGACCTGCTGGCGGCCGCAACCGACGCGGCGTCGGCCTACCTGGGACGGACGCTGTTTGCCGACCAGCCGGCACTGGACCTGGCGCTTGACCAGTTGCCGCAGGACATGGCGGCGGCGGTGACCGGGCATGAAGCCGCGGTTGCCGCCGCCAATGCCGAGACCAACGCGGCCAAGGCAAAGGCCATGCGCGACGTTGCTGATCGCCGCTTGGCCGTGGCCACCGAGCGCAGCGCGAAGTTGCTGCAGGGCCTGCCGGCCAACGACAGCATCCGCGCTGCAGTGCGCCTGCTGCTGGGCCACCTGTATGCGCATCGGGAAGCGGTGGTGGTTTCCACATCCGCCATCGACGTGCCGATTGGCAGTGTCGCCATCGCGATGGCGCTGCCGTTCGGCGTCGCCGCGCTGCTCGATCCCTACCGACTGGCGGCGACCCCATGA
- a CDS encoding cation diffusion facilitator family transporter: MPATTERYFDTRTEQGVLRLSIVGSLLLAAAAVVFGLLANSSLIIFDGIYGLIDVVMTWLSLLVARLIALSTQTDALQSRLNQRFTMGFWHLEPIVLGVSGTLMIGAALYALVNAIDALMSGGRQIALGPAIIFAALSIVAESALAWFVLRANRRIGSEFIALDAKNWVIAASMSACYLAAFLGGVLVHGTSWAWVGPYIDPAILAFVCVLVMIAPLGTVRRALAGILLVTPPELQAHVDAVARAIVAKHGFVEHRSYVAQVGRGEQIELFFVVREDDPPRPLLEWDHLRDEIGDALGESSPDRWLTIMFTTDREWTI; the protein is encoded by the coding sequence ATGCCTGCCACCACCGAACGCTATTTCGATACACGCACCGAACAGGGCGTGCTGCGCCTGTCCATCGTCGGCTCGCTGCTGTTGGCTGCAGCGGCGGTGGTGTTCGGCCTGCTGGCCAATTCTTCGCTGATCATCTTCGATGGCATCTACGGCCTGATCGACGTGGTGATGACCTGGCTGTCGCTGCTGGTCGCGCGGCTGATCGCGCTGTCCACCCAGACCGACGCCCTGCAGTCGCGCCTCAACCAGCGCTTCACCATGGGGTTCTGGCACCTGGAACCGATCGTGCTGGGAGTGAGCGGTACGTTGATGATTGGTGCAGCGCTGTATGCACTGGTCAATGCGATCGATGCGCTGATGTCCGGTGGGCGGCAGATCGCGCTTGGCCCCGCGATCATTTTCGCGGCGCTGTCGATCGTGGCCGAGAGCGCGCTGGCCTGGTTCGTGCTGCGTGCGAACCGGCGCATCGGCTCGGAGTTCATCGCGCTGGATGCGAAGAACTGGGTGATCGCCGCGAGCATGTCGGCCTGCTACCTGGCGGCCTTCCTCGGCGGTGTGCTGGTGCACGGCACGTCGTGGGCATGGGTCGGACCGTACATCGATCCGGCCATCCTGGCATTCGTCTGCGTGCTGGTGATGATCGCGCCGCTGGGCACGGTGCGGCGCGCGCTGGCCGGCATCCTGCTGGTCACGCCGCCGGAACTGCAGGCGCACGTGGATGCGGTGGCGCGGGCGATCGTTGCAAAGCACGGCTTCGTCGAACACCGCAGCTATGTGGCGCAGGTAGGCCGTGGTGAACAGATCGAGCTGTTCTTCGTGGTGCGCGAGGACGACCCACCGCGGCCCCTGCTGGAGTGGGACCACCTGCGCGACGAAATCGGTGATGCGCTGGGCGAATCGTCGCCGGACCGCTGGCTGACCATCATGTTCACCACTGACCGGGAATGGACGATCTAG
- a CDS encoding enoyl-CoA hydratase, protein MKDWRTQEHVGLKVEADGHTAVVTLNNPPAHTWTVHSLSALRDLVGALNADRDIYALVITGDGEKFFSAGADLNQFASGDKAAAREAARRFGEAFEALSAFRGVSIAAINGYAMGGGLECALACDLRIIEDHAQVALPEATVGLLPCAGGTQNLPRLVGEGWAKRMILLGERINAETAVRIGLAEEKVGKGESKALALEWAKKAGKQSPTSIAACKTLVQSTRTGTHASALVAEREAFVDLFDTADQVEGVSAFLEKRAAQWKNA, encoded by the coding sequence ATGAAGGATTGGCGTACCCAGGAGCACGTGGGCCTGAAGGTCGAGGCCGATGGCCACACCGCCGTGGTCACCCTGAACAACCCGCCAGCGCATACCTGGACCGTGCACAGCCTGTCGGCGCTGCGCGACCTGGTGGGCGCGCTCAACGCAGACCGCGACATCTACGCGCTGGTGATCACCGGTGACGGCGAGAAGTTCTTCTCCGCCGGTGCCGACCTCAACCAGTTTGCCTCCGGCGACAAGGCGGCCGCACGCGAAGCGGCGCGCCGTTTCGGTGAAGCCTTCGAGGCGCTGTCCGCGTTCCGTGGCGTATCGATTGCCGCGATCAACGGCTACGCCATGGGCGGCGGCCTGGAATGCGCGCTGGCCTGCGATCTGCGCATCATCGAAGACCATGCCCAGGTCGCGCTGCCGGAGGCCACCGTTGGCCTGCTGCCGTGCGCCGGTGGCACCCAGAACCTGCCGCGCCTGGTCGGCGAGGGCTGGGCCAAGCGCATGATCCTGCTCGGCGAGCGCATCAACGCTGAGACAGCGGTGCGGATTGGTCTTGCCGAAGAAAAGGTCGGCAAGGGCGAATCCAAGGCGCTGGCACTGGAATGGGCGAAGAAGGCTGGCAAGCAGAGCCCGACCAGCATCGCCGCCTGCAAGACCCTGGTGCAGTCCACCCGCACCGGCACCCATGCTTCAGCACTGGTGGCCGAGCGCGAGGCCTTCGTCGATCTGTTCGACACCGCCGATCAGGTCGAGGGCGTGAGTGCCTTCCTTGAAAAGCGCGCCGCGCAGTGGAAGAACGCATGA
- a CDS encoding enoyl-CoA hydratase/isomerase family protein, whose product MTAVDTNVAEAPVLFEERAAGNGTRIGIATLNAPRTLNGFSLPMAHLLLKQLNAWADDDGIALVVLQGAGEKAFCAGGDLHSLYQSMLAYREAGHTDIRENDYAAEFFDVEYRVDYLIHTYAKPILCWGHGIVMGGGIGLMSGASHRVVSERSKLAFPEITVGLFPDVGGSWLLPRVPGNGGLFLALTGALLNPGDAIYAGLADVHVAEERRSAVFDALLQVAWSADAARNHERLSQLLLSFASDAATGPLLANAAQVDALCEGDDLAAIVERISTLQTDDAWLQAAQKTLAAGAPGSARLAFELQRRSAGQDLASVYRLEYITALHCAAHGNFAEGIRALLIDKDRTPSWNPATLVDASRAWADTFFASPWADAAHPLADLGTPVAERSLA is encoded by the coding sequence ATGACCGCGGTTGACACGAACGTTGCCGAAGCACCGGTACTGTTCGAAGAACGCGCCGCTGGCAACGGCACGCGCATCGGCATCGCCACGCTCAACGCACCGCGTACGCTCAATGGCTTCTCGCTGCCGATGGCGCACCTGCTGCTGAAGCAGCTCAACGCCTGGGCCGACGACGACGGCATCGCGCTGGTGGTGCTGCAGGGCGCGGGCGAAAAGGCATTCTGTGCCGGCGGTGATCTGCACAGCCTGTACCAGAGCATGCTCGCCTACCGCGAGGCCGGCCACACGGACATCCGCGAGAACGACTACGCCGCCGAGTTCTTCGACGTCGAGTACCGCGTCGACTACCTGATCCATACCTACGCCAAGCCGATCCTGTGCTGGGGCCATGGCATCGTGATGGGCGGCGGCATCGGCCTGATGTCCGGCGCCAGCCATCGCGTGGTCAGCGAGCGTTCCAAGCTGGCCTTCCCGGAAATCACGGTCGGCCTGTTCCCTGACGTGGGTGGCAGCTGGCTGCTGCCGCGTGTGCCGGGCAACGGCGGCCTGTTCCTGGCCCTGACCGGTGCGCTGCTCAACCCCGGCGATGCGATCTATGCAGGTTTGGCCGACGTGCATGTGGCCGAGGAGCGCCGCAGCGCGGTGTTCGATGCGCTGCTGCAGGTCGCGTGGTCGGCCGATGCCGCACGCAACCACGAGCGCCTGTCGCAGCTGCTGCTGTCGTTCGCCAGCGACGCGGCTACCGGCCCGCTGCTGGCCAATGCCGCGCAGGTCGATGCGCTGTGCGAAGGCGATGATCTCGCCGCCATCGTCGAACGCATCAGCACCCTGCAGACCGATGACGCCTGGTTGCAGGCCGCACAGAAGACGCTGGCTGCCGGTGCGCCGGGTTCGGCACGGCTGGCCTTCGAACTGCAGCGCCGCAGTGCTGGTCAGGACCTGGCGAGCGTGTACCGGCTGGAATACATCACGGCCCTGCATTGTGCTGCGCATGGCAATTTTGCCGAAGGCATCCGCGCGCTGCTGATCGACAAGGACCGCACTCCATCGTGGAACCCGGCCACGTTGGTCGATGCCAGCCGCGCATGGGCCGATACGTTCTTCGCTTCTCCCTGGGCCGATGCCGCGCATCCGCTGGCCGACCTGGGTACCCCTGTCGCTGAAAGGAGCCTGGCATGA
- the mmsB gene encoding 3-hydroxyisobutyrate dehydrogenase: MSRIAFIGLGNMGGPMAANLVKNGHTVRVFDLVPAAVQAAVDAGASASASARETLADAEVVISMLPASRHVEGVYLGDDGILAAIPAGALVIDCSTIAPASARKVSEAAAARGLQMIDAPVSGGTAGAQAGTLTFIVGGEEDALERARPVLQAMGKNIFHVGASGAGQVAKLCNNMALGVIMAVTGEAIALGVAHGLDPKVLSQMMAVSTGRSWATEVCNPWPGVLENAPASRGYSGGFGSDLMLKDMGLAVEAAMSVGASIPLGEVARNLYSMNHQAGRGKLDFSSVVQLITSEK; this comes from the coding sequence ATGAGCCGCATTGCATTCATTGGGTTGGGCAACATGGGTGGCCCGATGGCCGCCAATCTGGTCAAGAACGGCCACACCGTGCGCGTGTTCGATCTGGTGCCGGCTGCTGTACAGGCCGCAGTCGACGCGGGCGCCAGTGCTTCTGCATCGGCACGCGAAACCCTGGCTGACGCCGAGGTGGTGATCTCGATGCTGCCGGCCAGTCGCCACGTCGAAGGCGTGTACCTGGGCGACGACGGCATCCTTGCCGCGATTCCCGCCGGTGCGCTGGTCATCGACTGCAGCACGATCGCCCCGGCCAGCGCGCGCAAGGTTTCCGAAGCGGCCGCCGCACGAGGCCTGCAGATGATCGACGCGCCGGTGTCCGGCGGCACTGCTGGCGCGCAGGCTGGCACGCTGACCTTCATCGTCGGTGGTGAGGAGGACGCGCTGGAACGCGCCCGCCCGGTGCTGCAGGCAATGGGCAAGAACATCTTCCATGTGGGCGCCAGTGGCGCCGGCCAGGTTGCCAAGCTTTGCAACAACATGGCGTTGGGTGTGATCATGGCCGTCACCGGCGAAGCCATCGCGCTTGGCGTGGCGCACGGGCTGGACCCCAAGGTGCTGTCGCAGATGATGGCGGTCAGCACTGGCCGCAGCTGGGCTACCGAAGTGTGCAACCCCTGGCCGGGCGTGCTGGAAAACGCACCGGCGTCGCGCGGCTACAGCGGCGGCTTCGGCAGCGACCTGATGCTGAAGGACATGGGCCTGGCGGTGGAAGCGGCGATGAGCGTCGGCGCCTCGATCCCGCTGGGCGAAGTGGCCCGCAATCTGTATTCGATGAATCACCAGGCCGGCCGCGGCAAGCTGGATTTCTCCAGCGTCGTGCAGCTCATTACGAGCGAGAAGTGA